In Firmicutes bacterium ASF500, a single genomic region encodes these proteins:
- a CDS encoding Cytidine diphosphoramidate kinase: MKKGTVYFFTGLSGAGKTTIGGELYRRMKSRRNDVVLLDGDQLRRLSFHKKSGYTTEERRRGAYYNFEMCKMLADQGIDVVLCSISMYNDCRAWAREHIEDYREIYVKASRETLYRRDQKGLYTSGTKNVVGVDILCEEPEHPDVVIENDGQEPPEKIVDRLEEIFGLCGGGTA; the protein is encoded by the coding sequence ATGAAAAAGGGAACCGTCTATTTTTTCACCGGCCTCTCAGGGGCGGGCAAGACGACCATCGGCGGGGAGCTGTACCGCCGGATGAAGTCCAGGCGGAACGATGTGGTGCTGCTGGACGGCGATCAGCTGCGGCGGCTGTCCTTCCATAAAAAGAGCGGATATACCACCGAGGAGCGCCGCCGCGGCGCGTATTACAACTTTGAGATGTGTAAAATGCTGGCCGATCAGGGAATCGACGTGGTGCTGTGCAGCATTTCCATGTATAACGACTGCCGCGCCTGGGCCCGGGAGCACATTGAGGACTACAGGGAGATCTATGTGAAGGCCTCCCGGGAGACGCTGTACCGCCGGGATCAGAAGGGCCTGTACACCTCCGGGACGAAGAATGTGGTGGGCGTCGATATCCTCTGCGAAGAGCCGGAGCATCCGGACGTGGTCATCGAGAACGACGGCCAGGAACCGCCGGAGAAAATTGTGGACAGGCTGGAGGAGATTTTTGGCCTGTGCGGCGGAGGGACGGCATGA
- the recR gene encoding Recombination protein RecR, translating into MQYFPPALENLVEHFAKLPGVGVKSAQRLAFYVLSLSEEEAAAFARAIVDAKAHIHCCPVCQNLTEGDGPCPICASAKRDAGTICVVADPKDVVAMERSREYMGQYHVLHGVLSPMNHVGPDDLHIRSLVERVSAGGVEEVIMATNPDTEGEATAMYLSRLLKPFQVRVTRLAYGIPVGSHLEYADDATLVRALEGRREI; encoded by the coding sequence ATGCAGTATTTCCCCCCTGCCCTTGAAAATCTGGTGGAGCACTTCGCCAAGCTGCCGGGCGTGGGCGTCAAGTCCGCCCAGAGGTTGGCTTTCTATGTGCTGTCCCTGTCCGAGGAGGAGGCCGCCGCCTTCGCCCGGGCCATTGTGGACGCCAAGGCCCACATCCACTGCTGTCCCGTCTGCCAGAACCTCACCGAGGGGGACGGCCCCTGCCCCATCTGCGCCAGCGCCAAGCGGGACGCGGGCACCATCTGCGTGGTGGCGGACCCCAAGGATGTGGTAGCCATGGAGCGCAGCCGGGAATATATGGGACAGTACCACGTCCTCCACGGGGTCCTCTCCCCCATGAACCACGTGGGGCCCGACGACCTGCATATCCGCTCCCTGGTGGAGCGGGTGTCCGCCGGAGGGGTGGAGGAGGTCATTATGGCCACCAATCCGGACACCGAGGGGGAGGCCACCGCTATGTACCTGTCCCGGCTGTTGAAGCCCTTCCAGGTGAGGGTCACCCGCCTGGCCTACGGCATTCCCGTGGGCAGTCACCTGGAGTACGCCGACGACGCCACCCTGGTCCGCGCCCTGGAGGGCCGCAGAGAGATATAA
- the znuC gene encoding Zinc import ATP-binding protein ZnuC codes for MVKIIRHPGQGDGCAKACCLKLEGLSVRLEGDSILEDVSFHLHCGEIVALIGPNGAGKSTLFRSILGQMSYKGSITFSPAGGPAIRLGGFSAGGTRPLVGYVPQAPSFDRGDPVSVLDFFTAATARWPVWLPIPAKYRDRAASCLARVHGEDLLDRPMGGLSGGQLQRVLLALALEPVPHILILDEPLSGVDIEGEHQLLEMLDELRTQYDLSIFLSTHDFATLGQFTDKVILLNRRVLKSGPPEAVLSSPEFYETFHLRMGKGGA; via the coding sequence ATGGTGAAAATTATCCGACATCCGGGGCAGGGGGACGGCTGCGCCAAGGCCTGCTGCTTGAAGCTGGAGGGCCTGTCCGTACGCCTGGAGGGGGACTCCATTCTGGAGGACGTGTCCTTCCACCTCCACTGCGGAGAGATCGTGGCCCTCATCGGTCCCAACGGGGCGGGGAAATCCACCCTGTTCCGCAGTATTCTGGGCCAGATGAGCTACAAGGGAAGCATCACCTTCTCCCCCGCCGGGGGTCCGGCGATTCGCCTGGGGGGATTTTCCGCTGGCGGTACCCGGCCCCTGGTGGGCTACGTCCCCCAGGCCCCCAGCTTCGACCGGGGGGACCCGGTGTCCGTGCTGGACTTTTTCACCGCCGCCACCGCCCGGTGGCCGGTGTGGCTGCCCATCCCGGCCAAATACCGGGACCGTGCCGCCTCCTGCCTGGCCCGGGTCCACGGGGAGGACCTCCTGGACCGGCCCATGGGAGGGCTGTCCGGGGGCCAGCTCCAGCGGGTGCTGCTGGCCCTGGCTCTGGAGCCGGTGCCCCACATCCTCATTCTGGACGAGCCTCTGTCCGGGGTAGACATCGAGGGGGAGCACCAGCTCCTGGAGATGCTGGACGAGCTGCGCACCCAGTACGACCTGTCCATCTTCCTGTCCACCCACGACTTCGCCACCCTGGGCCAGTTCACCGACAAGGTGATCCTTCTGAACCGCCGGGTGCTGAAATCCGGCCCGCCGGAGGCGGTCCTGTCCTCCCCGGAGTTTTATGAGACCTTCCATCTGCGGATGGGAAAGGGGGGCGCGTGA
- the rpe gene encoding Ribulose-phosphate 3-epimerase translates to MIKIAPSILSADFANLARDIQAVSSADYLHVDVMDGAFVPNITIGVPVVQSIRKCTDMFLDVHLMIDKPARYIEAFAKAGADLLSVHLEADHPTRIAEALRIMGDCGVKKAVALRPITKAEAVLPYIQELDMVLVMTVEPGFGGQKFMEGQLETVRQVRAIIDRYNPACELEVDGGVAPGTAPLVVEAGANVLVAGSAVYGAADIPAAIAALRG, encoded by the coding sequence ATGATTAAAATTGCCCCATCCATCCTGTCTGCCGACTTCGCCAACCTGGCCCGGGACATCCAGGCGGTGTCCTCCGCCGACTACCTCCATGTGGACGTGATGGACGGCGCTTTCGTACCCAATATCACCATCGGCGTGCCGGTGGTCCAGTCCATCCGGAAATGCACCGACATGTTCCTGGATGTCCACCTGATGATTGACAAGCCGGCCCGGTATATCGAGGCCTTCGCCAAGGCGGGGGCCGACCTGCTGTCCGTCCACCTGGAGGCCGACCACCCCACCCGCATCGCCGAAGCCCTGAGAATCATGGGGGACTGCGGCGTGAAGAAGGCCGTCGCCCTCCGGCCCATCACCAAGGCGGAGGCCGTCCTGCCCTACATCCAGGAGCTGGATATGGTGCTGGTCATGACGGTGGAGCCCGGCTTCGGCGGTCAGAAATTTATGGAGGGACAGTTGGAGACCGTCCGTCAGGTCCGGGCCATCATTGACAGGTACAACCCCGCCTGTGAGCTGGAGGTGGACGGGGGCGTCGCCCCTGGAACCGCCCCCCTGGTCGTCGAGGCCGGGGCCAACGTCCTGGTGGCCGGCTCCGCTGTCTACGGGGCTGCCGATATTCCCGCCGCTATTGCGGCGCTGAGGGGCTGA
- the sfsA gene encoding Sugar fermentation stimulation protein A translates to MVYGKILPGVFLARPNRFIAHVEVGGQTEVCHVKNTGRCRELLLPGVRVWLEESANPARKTKYDLIAVEKEREGGPLLINMDAQAPNKVFGEWAAAGGLGFVPTLLRPEMTYGNSRLDYYWELSKEGETRRGFWEIKGVTLEEGGAARFPDAPTLRGVKHLEELVLARQAGYEAGVCFIVQMEGMNHVAPNDTTHPEFGAALRRAASLGVEVLALECSVEPGRLAVKGQIPVRL, encoded by the coding sequence ATGGTCTATGGAAAGATTTTGCCGGGCGTGTTTCTGGCCCGGCCCAACCGGTTTATCGCCCATGTGGAGGTGGGAGGACAGACGGAGGTCTGTCATGTGAAGAACACAGGCCGGTGCCGGGAGCTGCTCCTCCCCGGCGTCAGGGTCTGGCTGGAGGAGAGCGCCAACCCCGCCCGCAAGACAAAATACGACCTCATCGCCGTGGAGAAGGAGCGAGAGGGCGGCCCCCTGCTCATCAACATGGACGCCCAGGCCCCCAACAAGGTCTTTGGGGAGTGGGCGGCGGCTGGGGGGTTGGGGTTTGTCCCCACCCTCCTGCGTCCGGAGATGACATATGGAAATTCAAGGCTTGATTATTACTGGGAGTTGTCGAAGGAAGGGGAAACCCGCCGGGGATTTTGGGAGATCAAGGGGGTCACCCTGGAGGAGGGCGGCGCGGCCCGCTTCCCTGACGCGCCCACCCTCCGGGGGGTGAAGCACCTGGAGGAGCTGGTCCTGGCCCGTCAGGCGGGCTATGAGGCGGGGGTTTGCTTTATCGTCCAGATGGAAGGGATGAACCATGTAGCCCCCAACGACACCACCCATCCGGAGTTCGGGGCTGCCCTGCGCCGGGCGGCTTCCCTGGGGGTGGAAGTGCTGGCCCTGGAGTGTTCCGTGGAGCCGGGACGGCTGGCGGTCAAGGGGCAAATTCCCGTGCGGCTGTAA
- the znuB gene encoding High-affinity zinc uptake system membrane protein ZnuB produces the protein MELWYALVDLLPFEWAQPGSMYFMKHALLAVLVITPLFGILSTMVVHSRMSFFSDALGHSAFTGMAIGALCGFHEPTWAAVVFAILFALLFNLVKRRSALASDTVIGVFSSTAVALGIFLSTLGGRSFTRFNNLLIGDILSVEPSKIGVLALILLAVVLLWAVSFNQLMLSAVHPALADSRGIQVFWQETVFSMAIAVVVTLSMTWVGLLVINSLLVLPGAAARNAARNMGQYHLFSLLGAVLAGVAGLMTSYYVGGSAGAAITLYLSVWFALTFLLRKK, from the coding sequence ATGGAGCTCTGGTATGCCCTGGTGGACCTGCTGCCCTTCGAGTGGGCTCAGCCCGGGTCCATGTACTTTATGAAGCACGCCCTGCTGGCGGTGCTGGTCATCACCCCGCTGTTTGGAATTTTGTCCACCATGGTGGTCCACAGCCGGATGTCCTTTTTCTCCGACGCCCTGGGGCACTCCGCCTTTACCGGTATGGCGATCGGGGCCCTGTGCGGCTTCCATGAGCCCACCTGGGCGGCGGTGGTCTTCGCTATTTTGTTCGCCCTGCTGTTCAACCTGGTAAAGCGCCGCTCCGCCCTGGCCAGCGACACGGTGATCGGAGTGTTCTCCTCCACCGCCGTGGCTCTGGGCATCTTCCTGTCCACCCTGGGGGGGCGGTCCTTTACCCGGTTCAACAACCTGCTCATCGGGGATATCCTGTCGGTGGAGCCGTCCAAAATCGGCGTGCTGGCCCTGATTCTGCTGGCGGTGGTCCTGCTGTGGGCGGTGTCCTTCAACCAGCTCATGCTCTCCGCCGTCCACCCCGCCCTGGCCGACAGCCGGGGAATCCAGGTGTTCTGGCAGGAGACGGTGTTCTCCATGGCAATCGCCGTGGTGGTCACCCTGTCCATGACCTGGGTGGGTCTGCTGGTGATAAACTCCCTGCTGGTCCTCCCCGGAGCCGCCGCCCGAAACGCCGCCCGGAACATGGGCCAGTACCACTTGTTTTCCCTCCTGGGGGCCGTCCTGGCCGGCGTGGCTGGCCTGATGACCTCCTACTACGTGGGCGGTTCCGCCGGCGCGGCCATCACCCTCTACCTGTCCGTCTGGTTCGCTTTGACGTTTTTGCTGCGGAAGAAATAA
- the iolG gene encoding Inositol 2-dehydrogenase/D-chiro-inositol 3-dehydrogenase gives MTKVITYGTFDLLHYGHQSLLRRAKALGDYLIVGVTSENYDRYRGKLNVQQTLMERIENVRALGLADEIVVEEYEGQKIDDITRMGVDIFTIGSDWVGRFDYLGEYCKVVYLERTKGISSTQLRDRQHPLIRLGVAGSGRIANRFIPESKFVSGVTVEGVFNPHVDSAQSFAQRHELAFYSGDYDSFLNRVNAVYIASPHETHYDYARRALGAGKHVLCEKPMVFTKEEAEELFALARKNHVILMEAVKTAYCPGFQRLVSCAKSGKIGRIVGVDATFTKLVPPHMREVQDNGNGGSMTELATYPLLAIFKLLGLQYEHVRFYSYFPQNGGVDLFTQIHMQYPGAVATAKVGLGVKSEGSLVISGTRGYIYVPAPWWKTEYFELRYENPNEVEKNFYKFSGDGLRYEITEFLTCIAEGRLDEGAGRLSIELAGVMEQYRAGGVNRLS, from the coding sequence ATGACAAAGGTGATCACATATGGCACCTTCGACCTGCTCCACTACGGGCATCAAAGCCTGTTGAGGCGTGCGAAGGCTTTGGGAGATTACCTGATCGTGGGTGTGACCAGCGAGAACTACGACCGCTACCGGGGCAAGCTGAACGTCCAGCAGACGCTGATGGAGCGGATCGAGAATGTCCGGGCCCTGGGGCTGGCGGACGAGATCGTAGTGGAGGAGTACGAGGGCCAGAAGATCGACGATATCACCCGGATGGGCGTGGATATCTTCACGATCGGCTCTGACTGGGTAGGGCGGTTCGACTATCTGGGCGAGTACTGTAAAGTGGTTTACCTGGAGCGGACCAAGGGGATATCCAGCACGCAGCTGCGCGACCGTCAGCACCCGCTGATTCGGTTGGGCGTGGCGGGCAGCGGCCGGATTGCCAACCGCTTCATCCCGGAGTCCAAGTTTGTCAGCGGAGTGACGGTGGAGGGCGTTTTCAACCCTCATGTGGATTCCGCCCAAAGCTTTGCTCAGAGGCATGAGCTGGCGTTTTACAGCGGTGACTACGACAGCTTTTTAAACCGGGTAAACGCGGTCTATATCGCCTCCCCCCACGAGACGCACTATGACTATGCCCGGCGGGCCCTGGGGGCCGGGAAGCATGTGCTGTGTGAGAAGCCGATGGTGTTTACCAAGGAGGAAGCGGAAGAGCTCTTTGCGCTGGCCCGGAAGAACCATGTAATCCTGATGGAGGCCGTCAAAACGGCCTATTGCCCCGGCTTTCAACGGCTGGTCAGCTGCGCCAAAAGCGGAAAGATCGGTCGGATTGTCGGTGTAGACGCCACATTCACAAAGCTTGTGCCGCCCCATATGCGTGAGGTTCAGGACAATGGAAACGGCGGCAGTATGACAGAGCTGGCGACCTATCCGCTGTTGGCCATCTTCAAGCTGCTTGGGCTTCAGTATGAACATGTCCGGTTCTATTCCTATTTTCCGCAGAATGGCGGAGTCGATTTGTTTACACAGATTCACATGCAGTACCCGGGCGCGGTAGCCACGGCGAAGGTTGGGCTGGGTGTAAAGAGCGAGGGGAGCCTGGTGATCTCCGGGACCCGAGGCTACATCTACGTGCCGGCCCCCTGGTGGAAAACCGAGTATTTTGAGCTGCGCTATGAAAACCCAAATGAAGTGGAGAAGAATTTCTACAAATTCTCCGGAGATGGCTTGCGGTATGAGATCACGGAATTTTTGACTTGCATTGCGGAGGGCCGGCTGGACGAAGGCGCCGGCAGGCTGTCTATTGAGCTTGCCGGCGTGATGGAGCAATACCGCGCCGGAGGTGTCAATAGATTGAGCTGA
- the moaA_3 gene encoding GTP 3',8-cyclase, which translates to MEINKGNYSIDTLERFESYMKARAFGCEEAFYEYRKNWEAYPAARHVSEYPLSLEFQISDVCNLKCPFCYRGQDSYILDAEKFMDFDLFKKVIDEVAFKVPAIRFNSTGESVLHPQFIEMIKYAKDRGALEVSFITNSGAITLESFEKMLLAGVDWITVSVDGIHEDYEKNRYPLKFKDTYQKLSDMKQMKERYATSKPAINVQGIWSMIEPQIDEYMDMMSQVSDYINYNAFIDFPKIEAEQDRSNYELDFTCAQPFQRMLVSLHGDVYGCCGAGIARDLSISLGNVKDCSVYEIWHGKKYEALREHCSIPGGYREMAMCKECVIPRKIREKIVKIHGQDRIIKEYI; encoded by the coding sequence ATGGAAATCAATAAGGGAAATTATAGTATTGATACGCTGGAGCGTTTTGAAAGCTACATGAAAGCCAGGGCGTTTGGCTGCGAGGAGGCCTTTTACGAGTATCGGAAGAACTGGGAGGCTTATCCGGCAGCTCGACACGTTTCTGAATATCCGCTTTCCTTGGAATTTCAAATCAGCGATGTCTGCAACTTGAAATGCCCTTTTTGTTACCGTGGGCAAGACAGTTATATCCTTGATGCGGAAAAATTTATGGATTTTGATCTATTTAAGAAAGTCATTGATGAAGTTGCATTCAAGGTTCCGGCAATTCGGTTCAATTCTACAGGAGAATCTGTCCTGCATCCTCAATTTATTGAGATGATCAAATATGCAAAAGATAGAGGTGCTCTTGAAGTTTCTTTTATAACAAATTCCGGGGCAATTACATTGGAATCATTTGAAAAAATGCTGTTGGCAGGGGTCGACTGGATTACAGTTTCCGTGGATGGAATTCATGAAGACTATGAGAAAAATAGGTATCCGCTCAAGTTCAAGGACACATATCAAAAGTTGAGTGATATGAAACAGATGAAAGAAAGATATGCTACATCGAAACCGGCAATCAATGTCCAAGGCATTTGGTCGATGATCGAACCGCAAATTGATGAGTACATGGATATGATGTCTCAGGTATCTGATTATATCAACTATAATGCATTTATAGATTTTCCAAAAATAGAAGCGGAGCAAGACAGGTCAAACTATGAACTGGACTTTACCTGTGCGCAGCCGTTTCAGCGGATGCTGGTCTCCTTGCATGGTGACGTATATGGATGCTGTGGCGCCGGAATTGCTCGCGATCTGTCAATTTCACTGGGAAATGTGAAGGACTGTTCTGTTTATGAGATTTGGCACGGAAAAAAATACGAGGCACTGCGAGAACACTGCTCAATTCCTGGAGGATATAGAGAAATGGCGATGTGTAAGGAGTGTGTCATACCACGGAAGATCAGAGAAAAGATTGTGAAAATACACGGTCAAGACCGAATCATTAAAGAATATATCTAA
- the tarD gene encoding Glycerol-3-phosphate cytidylyltransferase — protein sequence MIIGYTTGVYDLFHIGHLNLLKNAKGMCDKLVVGVTVDELVPYKGKHAVIPFEDRIEIIRSIKYVDAAIPQRDMDKLAMCEKLGAQILFVGDDWYGSEKWEYYEQECARSGIKVIYFPYTRGISSTLINQTLIQLRNESQKGGNTSG from the coding sequence ATGATAATCGGCTATACCACTGGTGTCTACGATTTGTTTCACATTGGACATTTGAATCTGCTTAAAAATGCAAAGGGAATGTGCGATAAGCTCGTCGTTGGTGTTACAGTAGACGAATTGGTCCCATACAAGGGGAAGCATGCCGTAATTCCGTTTGAGGATAGAATTGAAATTATTCGCAGCATCAAATATGTAGATGCCGCTATTCCGCAGCGGGATATGGACAAGCTGGCGATGTGCGAGAAGCTTGGAGCGCAGATCCTGTTTGTAGGTGATGACTGGTATGGCTCAGAAAAGTGGGAGTACTATGAGCAGGAGTGTGCCAGAAGCGGGATAAAGGTCATCTATTTCCCGTATACGAGGGGGATTTCATCCACCCTTATCAATCAAACGCTGATACAGCTGCGAAATGAGTCACAAAAAGGAGGCAATACCAGTGGTTGA
- the tdcB gene encoding L-threonine ammonia-lyase, which produces MLTLEAFKSARAVLQSVLRPTPLIHSPYLSKTCGNSVYLKPENMQATGAYKLRGAYYKISTLTQEEKDRGLVTASAGNHAQGVAYAAQAAGVSATIVMPTTTPLVKVNNTKDYGAKVVLHGEVFDDAAELAAKLAQEEGLTYVHPFNDLTLATGQGTIAYEIFQDLPDVDVILVPIGGGGLAAGVSTLAKLLNPHVEVIGVEPTGAASMKASLEAGHVVTLPAASTIADGVAVKTPGDKVFPYVQKNVDRILTIDDSELVEAFLDVMERHKMVVENAGLLTVAALRRLEGQGKNVVSVLSGGNMDVITMSSLVQHGLIQRGRIFTFAVQLPDRPGSLLAVSQILAANNGNVIKLEHNQFVNINRQSGVELRVTLEAFGLDHKAQILDALRAQGFQAVEADTGDFYN; this is translated from the coding sequence ATGCTCACCCTGGAAGCGTTCAAGTCCGCCCGGGCTGTTCTTCAGTCCGTTCTGCGGCCCACGCCGCTGATTCACTCCCCTTATCTGTCCAAAACCTGCGGCAACAGCGTCTATCTCAAGCCGGAAAACATGCAGGCCACCGGGGCCTATAAGCTCCGGGGGGCCTATTACAAGATCAGCACGCTGACCCAGGAGGAGAAGGACCGGGGGCTGGTGACGGCCTCCGCGGGCAACCATGCCCAGGGGGTGGCTTACGCCGCCCAGGCCGCCGGGGTATCGGCCACCATCGTCATGCCCACCACCACCCCCCTTGTGAAGGTGAACAACACCAAGGACTACGGGGCCAAGGTTGTCCTCCACGGCGAGGTCTTTGACGACGCCGCCGAGCTTGCCGCCAAGCTGGCCCAGGAGGAGGGCCTCACCTATGTCCACCCCTTCAATGACCTGACCCTGGCCACCGGCCAGGGCACCATCGCCTATGAGATTTTTCAGGATCTGCCCGACGTGGACGTGATTCTGGTGCCCATCGGCGGGGGCGGTCTGGCGGCGGGCGTGTCCACCCTGGCCAAGCTGCTCAACCCCCATGTGGAGGTCATCGGCGTGGAGCCCACCGGCGCGGCCTCCATGAAGGCCAGCCTGGAGGCGGGCCATGTGGTCACCCTCCCCGCCGCCAGCACCATCGCCGACGGCGTGGCGGTCAAGACCCCGGGGGACAAGGTCTTTCCCTATGTACAGAAGAACGTGGACCGGATCCTCACCATTGACGACAGCGAGCTAGTGGAGGCCTTCCTGGACGTGATGGAGCGGCACAAGATGGTGGTGGAGAACGCCGGCCTGCTCACCGTGGCCGCTCTGCGCCGGCTGGAGGGCCAGGGCAAAAACGTAGTTTCCGTGCTGTCCGGGGGCAACATGGATGTGATTACCATGTCCTCCCTGGTCCAGCACGGCCTCATCCAGCGGGGGCGCATCTTCACCTTCGCCGTCCAGCTCCCCGACCGGCCCGGCTCCCTGCTGGCCGTCTCCCAGATTCTGGCGGCCAACAACGGCAACGTCATCAAGCTGGAGCACAACCAGTTCGTCAACATCAACCGCCAGTCCGGGGTGGAGCTGCGGGTCACGCTGGAGGCCTTCGGCCTGGACCACAAGGCCCAGATTCTGGACGCCCTCCGGGCCCAGGGCTTCCAGGCCGTGGAGGCGGACACCGGGGATTTTTACAACTAA